In one Pseudomonas sp. SCA2728.1_7 genomic region, the following are encoded:
- a CDS encoding cache domain-containing protein, translating to MGFLHKVAWLGVMLLAGFGQASAATTAKDDSQAAIALLEKALAYYHDNGDKAFAAFSRQGEFVDKDRYVFVVDTKGVMLASGGPSSALIGRDVSEVLGPDLQKTFKDALKVPEGNGIQQAEYRWQNWADGKVERKHVFYQRIGQRILAVGYYLPRASAEQAKALLDKAATDLGKDEKGTLTAINSLKGGYLQDDLYVFVVDLNTQRYVAHGTNLRLINTDFGKVKDPEGKPVGEPILALIGKQDEGEYEYRWKNPVTGKVEDKHAYLKKAGHFLVAVGYYSP from the coding sequence ATGGGGTTTTTGCATAAAGTGGCCTGGCTCGGCGTGATGTTACTGGCTGGTTTCGGCCAGGCCAGCGCCGCCACCACCGCCAAGGATGACAGTCAGGCCGCCATTGCCTTGCTGGAAAAAGCCCTGGCCTACTACCACGACAATGGCGACAAGGCGTTCGCCGCGTTCAGCCGCCAAGGCGAGTTTGTCGACAAGGATCGCTACGTGTTCGTCGTCGACACCAAAGGCGTGATGCTCGCCAGCGGTGGGCCTTCGTCGGCGTTGATCGGTCGTGACGTGAGTGAGGTGCTCGGGCCGGATTTGCAGAAAACCTTCAAGGACGCGTTGAAAGTGCCGGAAGGCAATGGCATCCAGCAGGCCGAGTATCGTTGGCAGAACTGGGCCGACGGCAAGGTCGAGCGCAAGCATGTGTTTTATCAACGCATCGGCCAGCGAATTCTGGCGGTCGGTTATTACTTGCCGCGAGCCTCGGCGGAGCAGGCAAAGGCATTGCTCGACAAAGCGGCGACTGATTTGGGCAAAGACGAGAAGGGTACGTTGACGGCGATCAACTCGCTCAAGGGTGGCTATTTGCAGGATGACTTGTACGTGTTCGTCGTTGATCTGAATACCCAGCGCTACGTCGCCCACGGCACCAACCTGCGCTTGATCAACACCGACTTCGGCAAGGTCAAGGATCCGGAAGGCAAACCGGTGGGCGAGCCGATTCTGGCGCTGATCGGCAAGCAGGATGAAGGTGAGTACGAATATCGCTGGAAAAACCCGGTGACCGGCAAGGTCGAGGACAAGCATGCCTACCTGAAGAAGGCCGGGCATTTCCTCGTTGCCGTCGGTTACTACAGCCCTTGA
- a CDS encoding MDR family MFS transporter, which produces MTNLNHPETPKPAIRSVLVALMMAIFLGALDQTIVAVSMPAISAQFKDVSLLAWVISGYMVAMTVAVPIYGKLGDLYGRRKLMLFGMGLFTLASLFCGMAQSMEQLVLARILQGIGAGGMISVSQAIIGDIVPPRERGRYQGYFSSMYAVASVAGPVLGGYMTEYLSWRWVFLINLPLGLGAWWVARRNLRGLPIPQRKPIIDYLGTLLMIIGLTALLLGITQVGQGHSWRSAEVLGLFACAVVVLAVFVWHERRAREPLLPMHLFANRNALLCWCTIFFTSFQAISLIVLMPLRFQTVTGAGADSAALHLLPLAMGLPIGAFFAGRRTSITGRYKPQILSGALLMPIAILGMAFSPPEATLISALFMLLCGISSGMQFPTSLVGTQNSVEQRDIGVATSTTNLFRSLGGAVGVALMSALLLALLQDSNFAHLASSSLMSEGHSGNVLLDGLNAAPGDAQDALRAELLVTFRHLLWVSAAVSLLGLAAAIAMPNNLLRGREHGAK; this is translated from the coding sequence GTGACCAATCTCAATCACCCCGAAACGCCCAAACCGGCCATTCGCAGCGTGCTGGTCGCGTTGATGATGGCGATCTTTCTCGGCGCGCTGGATCAAACCATCGTCGCCGTGTCGATGCCGGCCATCTCTGCACAGTTCAAGGACGTCAGCCTGTTGGCCTGGGTAATTTCCGGGTACATGGTCGCGATGACGGTGGCCGTGCCGATCTACGGCAAACTCGGCGACTTGTACGGGCGGCGCAAATTGATGCTGTTCGGCATGGGCCTGTTCACCCTTGCCTCGCTGTTTTGCGGCATGGCGCAGAGCATGGAGCAACTGGTACTGGCGCGGATCCTTCAGGGCATCGGCGCCGGCGGGATGATTTCGGTGAGTCAGGCGATCATCGGCGACATCGTGCCGCCGCGTGAACGCGGGCGTTATCAGGGTTACTTCAGCAGCATGTACGCGGTGGCCAGCGTTGCCGGCCCGGTGCTCGGCGGTTACATGACCGAATACCTGTCGTGGCGCTGGGTGTTTCTGATCAACCTGCCGCTGGGCCTCGGTGCCTGGTGGGTGGCGCGGCGCAATCTGCGTGGCCTGCCGATTCCGCAGCGCAAACCGATCATCGATTATCTCGGCACCTTGCTGATGATCATCGGCCTGACTGCCCTGCTGCTGGGCATTACTCAGGTTGGTCAGGGTCATTCGTGGCGCAGCGCTGAAGTGCTTGGCCTGTTCGCTTGTGCAGTGGTGGTACTGGCGGTGTTTGTCTGGCACGAGCGCCGTGCTCGGGAGCCTTTGCTGCCGATGCACCTGTTTGCCAACCGCAATGCCCTGCTGTGCTGGTGCACGATTTTCTTCACCAGTTTCCAGGCGATTTCCTTGATTGTGTTGATGCCGCTGCGCTTTCAGACCGTGACCGGGGCCGGTGCTGACAGCGCGGCGTTGCACTTGCTGCCATTGGCGATGGGGTTGCCGATTGGTGCATTTTTCGCTGGCCGGCGCACGTCGATTACCGGGCGTTACAAACCACAGATTCTGAGCGGCGCTCTGCTGATGCCGATCGCGATTCTCGGCATGGCATTCAGCCCACCGGAGGCGACGCTGATCAGCGCACTGTTCATGTTGCTCTGCGGTATTTCCAGCGGCATGCAGTTCCCGACTTCGCTGGTCGGTACACAAAATTCGGTGGAGCAACGCGACATCGGCGTAGCGACCAGCACCACCAACCTGTTTCGCTCTCTCGGCGGCGCGGTGGGCGTGGCGTTGATGTCGGCGCTGTTGCTGGCGTTGTTGCAAGATTCGAATTTTGCCCATCTGGCGAGCAGTTCGCTGATGAGCGAGGGGCATTCCGGCAACGTCTTGCTGGATGGTTTGAACGCCGCGCCGGGGGATGCGCAGGACGCCTTGCGGGCGGAATTGCTGGTGACGTTCCGGCATTTGTTGTGGGTGAGTGCGGCGGTGTCGTTGCTCGGGTTGGCGGCAGCGATTGCGATGCCGAACAACCTGCTGCGCGGGCGCGAACACGGCGCCAAATAA
- the pobA gene encoding 4-hydroxybenzoate 3-monooxygenase translates to MKTLKTQVAIIGAGPSGLLLGQLLHNAGIDTLILERQTPDYVLGRIRAGVLEQGMVELLRQAGVSQRMDAEGLVHGGFDLALDGRQVHIDLHALTGGKSVMIYGQTEVTRDLMAARREAGAPTIYQASNVVPHGMKRDEAFVTFEKDGETFRVDCDYIAGCDGFHGVARQAIPADSLKVFERVYPFGWLGILADTPPVHEELVYARHERGFALCSMRSATRTRYYLQVPADENVDDWSDQRFWDELKNRLPVELAEKLVTGPSIEKSIAPLRSFVVEPMQFGRMFLVGDAAHIVPPTGAKGLNLAASDVSTLFNILLKVYRDGRTDLLEKYSEICLRRVWKAERFSWWMTSMLHRFDDHDDFSQRISASELDYFVSSEAGRKTIAENYVGLPYEAIE, encoded by the coding sequence ATGAAAACGCTGAAAACCCAAGTCGCCATTATCGGCGCCGGTCCGTCCGGATTGCTCCTCGGCCAGTTGTTGCACAACGCCGGCATCGATACCCTCATCCTCGAACGCCAGACCCCGGATTATGTCCTCGGGCGCATCCGCGCCGGTGTGCTCGAACAGGGCATGGTAGAGCTGTTGCGGCAGGCTGGCGTGAGTCAGCGCATGGACGCCGAAGGACTGGTGCATGGCGGCTTCGATCTGGCCCTGGACGGGCGTCAGGTGCACATCGATCTGCACGCGCTGACCGGTGGCAAGAGCGTGATGATCTACGGCCAGACCGAAGTCACCCGCGACCTGATGGCCGCTCGTCGGGAGGCCGGCGCGCCGACGATTTACCAGGCGAGCAATGTCGTTCCTCACGGCATGAAACGCGACGAAGCCTTTGTCACTTTCGAAAAGGACGGCGAAACCTTTCGCGTCGATTGCGATTACATCGCCGGTTGCGACGGTTTCCACGGTGTCGCTCGGCAGGCGATTCCGGCCGACAGCCTGAAGGTCTTCGAGCGGGTTTATCCGTTTGGCTGGCTGGGCATTCTCGCCGACACGCCGCCGGTGCATGAGGAGTTGGTCTACGCCCGTCACGAACGTGGTTTTGCTTTATGCAGCATGCGTTCAGCAACGCGCACCCGCTATTACCTGCAAGTACCGGCGGATGAAAACGTCGATGACTGGAGCGATCAGCGCTTCTGGGATGAATTGAAAAATCGTCTGCCAGTAGAGCTTGCCGAGAAACTGGTTACCGGCCCTTCGATCGAAAAAAGCATCGCGCCGCTGCGCAGTTTTGTCGTTGAGCCGATGCAGTTCGGGCGGATGTTTCTGGTCGGTGACGCCGCGCATATCGTTCCGCCCACCGGCGCCAAGGGTTTGAATCTGGCGGCGAGTGACGTCAGCACGTTGTTCAATATTCTGCTGAAGGTTTACCGCGACGGGCGCACCGACCTGCTGGAAAAATACTCGGAAATCTGCCTGCGCCGAGTGTGGAAGGCCGAGCGGTTTTCCTGGTGGATGACTTCCATGCTGCATCGTTTCGACGATCACGATGACTTCAGCCAGCGCATCAGCGCCTCGGAACTGGACTACTTTGTCAGTTCAGAAGCAGGGCGAAAAACCATTGCAGAAAATTACGTCGGACTTCCGTACGAGGCTATCGAATAG
- a CDS encoding helix-turn-helix domain-containing protein, whose protein sequence is MNKPELPSIPVFKLYGESLDWPTPDLLHCETISSRSREHEWEIKPHRHADLCQLLFVFKGQAELEIEGQRTQLDTPAIQVLPPLSVHGFRFSEDVEGFIVTLATPLINHLQAQLGDSVHALASADNYPAGNDGDYLNSLFSALQAEYNGHQPAREMLMHSLVSVIMVWVSRQAIVRHKASQRPQRQREYLNGFIQLVEETYRQHVKVEDLAHRLGISVSHLNGTCRELAGQPALQIMHERQLLEAKRLLTYTSMTIYEMSELLGFSDPTNFTRLFRRRVGISPKAFRDSLKAEH, encoded by the coding sequence ATGAACAAGCCTGAGCTGCCTTCGATTCCAGTGTTCAAGCTCTACGGTGAAAGCCTGGACTGGCCGACCCCTGACTTGCTGCACTGTGAAACCATTTCCTCCCGCAGTCGCGAACACGAGTGGGAAATCAAACCCCACCGCCATGCTGATTTGTGCCAGTTACTCTTCGTCTTCAAAGGTCAGGCAGAGCTTGAGATCGAAGGGCAACGCACGCAACTCGACACCCCGGCCATCCAAGTGCTGCCACCGTTATCGGTGCACGGCTTTCGTTTTTCCGAAGACGTCGAAGGGTTCATCGTTACTCTCGCCACACCGCTGATCAACCACTTGCAGGCGCAACTGGGCGATTCGGTACATGCGCTGGCCAGCGCAGACAACTACCCGGCAGGTAACGACGGCGATTACCTCAACAGCCTGTTCTCGGCGTTGCAGGCCGAATACAACGGCCACCAGCCGGCGCGGGAAATGCTCATGCATTCGCTGGTCAGCGTGATCATGGTCTGGGTCAGCCGTCAGGCGATCGTGCGGCACAAAGCCAGTCAGCGTCCGCAGCGTCAGCGCGAATACCTCAATGGCTTTATCCAGTTGGTCGAGGAGACTTATCGCCAGCACGTCAAGGTCGAAGACCTCGCGCATCGACTGGGGATTTCGGTGTCGCACCTCAACGGCACCTGCCGTGAGCTGGCGGGACAACCGGCGTTGCAGATCATGCACGAGCGCCAGTTGCTGGAAGCCAAGCGCTTGCTGACTTACACCAGCATGACGATTTACGAGATGTCGGAGTTGTTGGGGTTTTCCGACCCAACCAACTTCACGCGCCTGTTCCGGCGCCGGGTGGGGATATCGCCAAAGGCTTTCCGCGACAGCCTCAAGGCCGAGCATTAA
- a CDS encoding LysR family transcriptional regulator translates to MDRLQAMRVFVTVVDLGSQSAAADHLDLSRPVVSRYLAELEDWVGARLMHRTTRKLSLTAAGSEILPRCRQMIELSTDMQAAVSEPHDAPRGLLRISVSTSFGQAQLADAMAAYVKRYPGVSIDMQMLDRTVNLVDERIDLAIRTSNDLDPNLIARRLTVCRSVVCAAPAYLQEQAAPLRVEELSRHNCLTHSYFGKSLWHFEEDGEPVSVPVQGNISANEASTLLRATLAGAGVAMLPTYQAGVHIHSGELVRLLPHAEPRQMSIYAVYASRKHMPAALRSMLDFLVLRFPENPEWDIGL, encoded by the coding sequence ATGGATCGTCTCCAAGCAATGCGGGTGTTTGTCACCGTGGTGGATCTGGGCAGTCAGTCGGCTGCGGCTGATCATCTGGACCTTTCGCGGCCGGTGGTTTCACGTTATCTGGCGGAGCTGGAAGACTGGGTCGGCGCGCGGCTGATGCACCGCACCACGCGCAAGTTGAGCCTGACCGCCGCCGGCAGTGAAATCCTGCCGCGTTGCCGACAGATGATCGAACTGTCGACGGACATGCAGGCCGCCGTCAGCGAACCCCACGACGCCCCGCGCGGCTTGCTGCGGATCAGCGTCAGCACCTCGTTCGGGCAGGCGCAACTGGCCGATGCGATGGCTGCTTACGTCAAGCGCTATCCCGGTGTCAGCATCGATATGCAAATGCTCGACCGCACGGTGAATCTGGTGGATGAACGGATCGATCTGGCAATTCGCACCAGTAACGATCTCGACCCCAACCTGATCGCCCGGCGTCTGACCGTTTGTCGTTCGGTGGTGTGTGCCGCGCCGGCTTATCTGCAAGAGCAAGCGGCGCCGTTACGGGTTGAGGAATTGAGTCGGCATAACTGCCTGACGCACTCCTATTTCGGCAAGAGCCTGTGGCATTTCGAGGAGGATGGCGAACCGGTTTCGGTGCCGGTGCAGGGCAATATCAGCGCCAACGAGGCCAGCACATTATTGCGCGCAACACTGGCCGGTGCCGGGGTGGCGATGTTGCCGACGTATCAGGCCGGGGTGCATATTCACAGCGGTGAACTGGTTCGACTGCTGCCCCATGCCGAACCGCGGCAGATGAGCATCTACGCGGTGTACGCCTCGCGCAAACACATGCCGGCGGCGCTGCGCAGCATGCTGGATTTTCTGGTGCTCAGGTTCCCGGAAAACCCCGAATGGGATATCGGCCTGTAA